One genomic window of Gossypium hirsutum isolate 1008001.06 chromosome D11, Gossypium_hirsutum_v2.1, whole genome shotgun sequence includes the following:
- the LOC107922843 gene encoding probable WRKY transcription factor 46 (The RefSeq protein has 1 substitution compared to this genomic sequence), with the protein MEQGALLNELKEGREVTNLLMKHLHLHLPSSHQTGLVLIEKILGSYENALSILNCNGLVVETKPSLSTMESLPSIDHSSPDKRDVFKKRKTSSGWTEQLRVRSGTPLDNPVDDGFCWRKYGQKAILGSNFPRGYYRCTHRHSQGCLAIKQVQKSNDDPTIFEVKYKGRHTCNQTSHFAATYVSVSTESENEGNYSPKRQHQLEVKQKQAQQAFSSFGSGIKVKTEDLDNREDIFPSFPFPVESEQVKNGSFVEALMENDIMGNLSPAFISPATSESNYFSMSPCHMGSFESDLTDIISAPTSVTNSPIGDLDISSLDKLEFDPSFPFDNPEFFY; encoded by the exons ATGGAGCAAGAGGCTCTTTTGAATGAGCTGAAAGAGGGGAGGGAGGTGACGAATTTGCTTATGAagcatcttcatcttcatcttccttCGTCTCACCAAACAGGCCTAGTCTTGATTGAGAAAATACTCGGTTCCTATGAGAACGCACTTTCAATTCTGAACTGCAATGGTCTTGTGGTTGAAACTAAGCCCTCACTTAGCACGATGGAATCCCTTCCTTCCATTGACCATAGCAGCCCTGATAAAAGAGATGTGTTTAAAAAGag GAAAACGTCGTCCGGGTGGACCGAGCAACTTAGGGTTCGCTCTGGCACCCCATTAGACAATCCTGTTGATGATGGATTTTGCTGGCGAAAGTATGGGCAGAAAGCTATTCTTGGATCAAATTTTCCCAG GGGATATTATCGATGCACTCATCGCCACTCACAGGGCTGTTTAGCCATTAAGCAAGTTCAAAAATCAAACGACGACCCTACCATCTTTGAGGTGAAATATAAAGGAAGGCATACTTGCAATCAAACCTCTCACTTTGCTGCTACCTATGTATCAGTGTCAACAGAGTCAGAAAACGAAGGGAACTACTCTCCGAAAAGACAGCACCAGCTTGAAGTGAAACAAAAGCAAGCACAACAAGCCTTTTCGAGTTTCGGATCGGGGATTAAGGTTAAAACAGAGGACTTGGACAATAGGGAGGACATTTTCCCTTCATTTCCATTCCCTGTTGAATCAGAACAAGTTAAAAATGGCTCGTTCGTTGAGGCCCTAATGGAAAACGATATCATGGGAAATCTTTCTCCCGCGTTTATATCGCCGGCAACATCTGAATCTAACTATTTTTCGATGTCACCGTGTCACATGGGCAGCTTCGAATCTGATCTTACGGATATAATCTCCGCACCAACTTCGGTTACTAATTCGCCAATCGGAGACCTGGATATCTCATCACTTGATAAATTGGAATTTGATCCAAGCTTCCCATTTGACAACCCTGAATTCTTCTATTGA
- the LOC107924208 gene encoding hydroquinone glucosyltransferase, whose protein sequence is MAKTQTPHIAILPSPGMGHLIPLVEFAKRFVQQHNFTVTFVIPTADSPSKAQISTLDSLPSPIDYVFLPPVDLSDLPQDAKIETVISLTVARSLSFLRDALKSLAAKTKLVGLVVDLFGTDAFDVTGEFNLSPYIFFPSTAMALSLFHYLPKLDQMVSCEYRDLPEVRIPGCIPIRGKEMLDPAQDRKNDAYKWLLHHAKRYRLAEGIMVNSFVELEAGATKALQEKEPDKPPVYPVGPLVNVDASNKGKADGTDCLKWLDKQPHGSVLYVSFGSGGTLSSNQLNELAVGLEMSEHRFLWVVRSPNDKVANATFFSAESQKDPFDFLPKGFLERTKGRGLVVPSWAPQAQVLSHSSTGGFLTHCGWNSTLESIVNGVPLIAWPLYAEQKMNAAMLTQDIKVALRTEPNENGLVCRDEIAKAVKGLMEGEEGKGVRNRMKDLKEAAAKALSENGSSTKALSEVATRWRNRTAI, encoded by the coding sequence ATGGCGAAAACGCAAACACCCCATATAGCGATTCTGCCTAGTCCTGGGATGGGTCACCTTATTCCACTCGTTGAGTTCGCTAAGCGATTTGTACAGCAACACAATTTCACTGTCACTTTTGTTATCCCCACCGCTGATTCTCCTTCTAAAGCTCAAATATCAACCCTGGATTCCCTTCCCAGCCCTATAGATTATGTTTTTCTTCCTCCTGTTGACTTGAGTGACCTCCCTCAAGACGCAAAGATTGAAACCGTGATTTCTTTAACGGTGGCTCGCTCTCTGTCGTTCCTTCGGGATGCTTTGAAGTCGCTGGCCGCAAAGACAAAACTCGTCGGTTTGGTGGTTGATCTTTTTGGGACAGACGCATTTGATGTCACCGGAGAATTCAACCTCTCGCCGTACATATTTTTCCCCTCCACGGCCATGGCCTTGTCTCTGTTTCATTACCTGCCGAAGCTTGACCAAATGGTTTCGTGCGAGTACAGGGACTTGCCTGAAGTGAGGATTCCAGGCTGCATACCTATTCGCGGCAAAGAAATGCTGGACCCGGCTCAAGACAGGAAAAACGACGCTTACAAATGGCTGCTTCATCATGCAAAGAGGTATAGATTGGCTGAAGGCATAATGGTGAACAGTTTCGTGGAGTTGGAAGCAGGAGCAACGAAGGCGTTGCAAGAGAAAGAACCCGATAAGCCCCCAGTTTACCCGGTTGGTCCACTTGTTAACGTTGATGCGAGTAACAAAGGCAAAGCTGATGGGACGGATTGCCTGAAGTGGCTAGATAAGCAGCCACATGGCTCGGTTTTGTATGTGTCTTTTGGGAGCGGTGGGACCCTGTCTTCCAACCAGCTAAACGAGTTGGCGGTGGGGTTGGAGATGAGTGAGCACCGATTCTTGTGGGTTGTAAGAAGCCCAAACGATAAGGTTGCTAACGCCACTTTTTTCAGTGCGGAGAGCCAGAAGGACCCTTTCGACTTTCTACCAAAGGGGTTTCTGGAGAGGACAAAAGGGCGGGGTCTAGTGGTGCCATCGTGGGCACCACAGGCTCAAGTGCTGAGCCACAGCTCTACCGGAGGGTTTTTGACCCACTGCGGGTGGAATTCTACTCTGGAAAGTATCGTTAACGGGGTGCCTTTGATCGCCTGGCCGCTCTACGCTGAGCAAAAAATGAATGCCGCGATGCTAACCCAAGATATTAAAGTGGCACTGCGAACAGAACCCAACGAAAACGGTTTAGTTTGCAGAGACGAGATTGCAAAGGCTGTTAAGGGTCTAATGGAAGGTGAAGAAGGGAAAGGTGTTCGAAATAGAATGAAGGACCTCAAGGAAGCTGCGGCAAAGGCACTTTCTGAAAATGGGTCTTCCACCAAGGCACTTTCCGAGGTGGCTACTAGGTGGAGGAACCGTACAGCCATctag
- the LOC107922842 gene encoding dihydroflavonol 4-reductase isoform X2, producing MESKVCVTGAAGYLGSSLVKRLLEKGHIVHATTRNLGDAYNVGLLKSLPNAETRLRLYEADIYNPSEFQAAIEGCQFVVHMATPLQHLPQISQFKDTTEAAVAGVESIVECCITSGTVKRLIYTASVVAS from the exons ATGGAGAGTAAGGTGTGCGTGACTGGTGCTGCCGGTTACCTAGGTTCTTCACTTGTCAAGAGGCTCCTGGAAAAGGGACACATCGTTCACGCAACTACGAGGAATTTGG GAGATGCTTATAATGTAGGGCTTCTTAAAAGCCTCCCAAATGCAGAAACCAGGTTAAGATTGTATGAAGCTGATATTTACAATCCCAGTGAGTTTCAAGCAGCAATTGAAGGTTGTCAATTTGTAGTTCATATGGCCACCCCATTACAGCACCTGCCCCAGATTTCTCAG TTCAAAGATACAACAGAGGCAGCAGTTGCAGGGGTGGAGAGTATTGTGGAGTGTTGCATTACATCAGGGACTGTGAAGCGACTCATTTACACTGCTTCTGTGGTAGCCTCATGA
- the LOC107922842 gene encoding anthocyanidin reductase ((2S)-flavan-3-ol-forming) isoform X1, which translates to MPGSVNVLVSQVTNNKAVYNTLRFLEELLGKVPILHVEDVCDAHIFCLEKPSINGRFLCATAYLSSAEIASHYRMIFPDIQIPDEFVEKLDRKIVWGSTKLKDAGFEFKCDVKTILEDSINLGLKLGELELPNLCIEQFNEML; encoded by the exons ATGCCTGGAAGCGTGAACGTGCTGGTTTCTCAAGTCACAAATAACAAAGCAGTATACAACACCCTAAGGTTTTTGGAGGAACTGTTGGGGAAAGTTCCCATTTTGCACGTTGAAGATGTCTGCGACGCTCATATTTTTTGCCTCGAGAAGCCATCTATCAATGGCAGATTCCTTTGCGCTACCGCATATTTGAGCTCTGCTGAGATTGCGAGTCACTACCGAATGATATTTCCTGACATCCAGATACCTGATGA GTTTGTGGAGAAGCTGGATAGAAAAATAGTGTGGGGTTCAACTAAGCTGAAAGATGCTGGATTTGAGTTCAAATGTGATGTCAAAACAATCCTTGAAGATAGTATCAACTTGGGTCTCAAGTTAGGGGAACTTGAACTTCCAAATTTATGTATTGAACAATTCAATGAAATGCTGTAA